The genomic segment ACCCCGCCGCTGCCACGATGCCTTCGTCCAACGCCCACAGCAATGCGGATTCGTCAACCAAACCGCCCCGCGCTGTGTTGACAAAAACGACGCCCCGTTTCATGCCCGCGAAAGCGGTGCGGTCAAAAATGCCCCGTGTTTCGGCGGTCAAAGGCGCATGGACGGACAGGGCATCGCTGCGCGCCAACAAGGTCTCAAAATCCACCTTTTCCGTCCCGTGCAATAACATTTCCTCGTCAGGCACATAGGGGTCGTAAGCGATCGGCTTGAACCCAAAAGGGTAAAGCAACTCGGCGACCCGTCGGGCAATGCGACCGAACCCGAACAAACCGACAGTTTTGCCGACCGTGCGGTGAACGGGGGCTGCAGCGGTGTAGCGGAGCCATTCGCCCCGTTTTAACCCTCGGTCGCCGATGTGGACCTTTCTCCAACAGCACAACAACAACGCGACAGCGTGTGTGGCGACTTCGTGGACGCTGTAATCGGGCACATTGCAAACGACGATACCGTGTTCCGTCGCTGCCGCGATGTCCACATTGTCCACACCGACACCGTAGCGCACGATGACCCGGCAGCGCGCTAAACGCGCCATTGCCGCTGCTGTGATAGGACACCGGTTCGTCACGATCGCGTCGGCGTCCTTTGCCTGTTCGGCAACTTCATCGGGCGTTTGACAGGCACCGATCACTAACTCCAACCCATGCTGGGTAAAAAAGTCGCGCTCCCACGCAAAGTCATCAAATTCCGCATCGGTCACGAACACTTTCGGCATTCACCGCTCACCCCGTCATTGCTGCCCCCTTGGAGGGCAGCGCCTGCCGCTTGTTGTCACGCTGAAGGCGCACATTGGTCAAGGCACCCTTTGGCGCAAGCGAGTCAGCAGACACATCATATCGTCGGGCACATCGGCTGTCACGGTGACGCGTTCGCCCGTGCGGGGATGGGTGAAACCGATTCGCCACGCATGCAAAGCGAACCCATTGAGGTTTTGTATCGCCTGCACCCAGTCTTCGCGTTTGTCGTCACGGGCGATCTGCAGGGCTTTAGCGCGCCCACCGTATGTCGCATCGCCGACGATGGGTAACCCGGCATGTTGCAAATGGACGCGAATTTGGTGCGTTCGCCCCGTGATGGGACGCACTTCCAAAAGGGCAAACTTGTCGTAGCGTTCCCGCACCCACACTTCCGTCACGGCGTCCGCTGACCGCGCATCGCCTCGGCGGGCAACGGTGAAGCGTTCAGGGTCATTGGGATGGCGCTGTAACGGCGCTGCGATGATTTGGTGCTCGAAAGTCGGTGTGCCGACGACGACGGCGAGGTAGCGTTTGTCCACGACATGGCAGGCAAATTGGTGCGCCAGATGAAGGTGCGCGAAATTTGTTTTTGCCACCACCATGACTCCCGAGGTGCCCTTGTCCAACCGGTGCACGATGCCGCGTCGGTCTGCGCCGGCGATGTCGGAGAGGGGCACACCTAACGCCAACAGCGCATGCACCAATGTGCCGGTTTGGACACCGGCGCCAGGGTGCACCACCATGCCGCGCGGTTTGGACACGACCAACAAGTCATCGTCTTCGTAAAGAACCGCGATAGGGATGGCTTCAGGGGTTAAAAGGGGCGGTGAAGGGGAGGGCAAACGGACGGTCACTTTTTCGCCACCTTGTAGCAACAAACTCGGTTTGGTCGCGATGCGCCCGTTAACTTGCACGCGCTGAGCGCGGATGAGCCGCTGGCATTGAGCGCGCGATAAATCGGGCAACCGTTGGGCGAGAAAGGCGTCCAAGCGTAGCCCAGCCGTCCCCACCAGTTCGGCGACATCGTCCATCGGCGAGTCACTGCTCCTTGCGTCGTCGGGGTGCGTGTCGTTCAGCCTTGCCGTTGTCGTTGACCGATCCTGCACCGTTTCTCTGAACGGCAGCGTTGAACGCGCGCATCAACTGCGTTTGCTCCTCAGCCGACACGGCTGCTTGGATAATTTGCCACGCCCGTCGTGTTTGTTTCGCCTGCACCATTGTCGTCACGATCGCGGCGAGCGCCCATGTTCGTTCCTCTGGCAGGTCAATGGCGTGTGCGACCTGCAAAGCGCGTCGGAATTGGTTCGCCCGCGCCAACGCCGCTGCAAGGGCACAAAGCACCGTCGCCCGCTGATGCGGTGCGTCCACTTGACGGGCGATGTGAACGGCGCGGCGCAGGGTCGCTACCGCTTCGTCCCGCCGCCCTGCTGTGAGCAAGGTTTCACCCAACCCGCACAGCGCTAACGCTTTTTCGGCGGCAGTTTCTATGCTGTGGGCAAGTTGCGCTGCACAGTCTAGCATGCCTTTTTCTGCCATTGCTTGGGCGATGGCGGCGAGGGTTTTGGCGCGTTGCTCGCCGTCGTCCATCAGATGGGCGGCGCGCAACGCGACCTCAAATTGACCTGTTTCCCTTGCCTGCCGCGCAACGGCGTTCAGCACCTGCGCCTTCGTTTTGCCATCAGTGAGGGAATGCGCCGCGCCAAGCACAGCGTCCCATTGCCCATGCGCTATCGCTGCCGCGACGACAGCGGAGACCGTGTTGCTGCGCTCCATGCGGTCGGTGATGTCTTCAGCGAGCGCTAAGGCGCGGGCGTAATGTCCCAGTGCCGCCAGCCCGCGTGCCAATGTGTCCAGCAAGTGGGCGTGGCGCTCGTTGAGCACCCGCAGAAGCGGGCTGACCGCGTTGACGATGAGCCATAGAACGCCGATGCAAGTGCGTTGCAGGAGCGCTTTGAAAGCATCAGCGAATGGTGCCATAGCGCCCTCGCCTCCCAAAAATACGCCATTCCATCTATCGTCGCCCAGAACGGTGCAGTTAAAGGCGAGCCGCTGGCACCCTTTGGGGGTAGTTACCCTGCCAGCACTTCACGCAGCGCCGTCAAAAAACGCTCCGCTTGCTGCGGCGTGCCGACATCCACACGAAGGTGCGTCGGTAGCCCAAACACATCGCACGGTCGGACGATGATACCGCGTTGCAGCAGCGCGTCCGCAACGGTGCGGCAATCCCGTCCGACATCCATCAAGATGAAGTTCGTTTCCGTCGGGACATAGCGAACACCCAATTGTTCCAGCCCGTGATACAGCACGCGTTTGCTCGCCCAAACGGTCTTGCGGACGCGTTCCAAAAACCCATGGTCGTCCAGCGCGGCTTCAGCGGCGGCAGCGGCGATGCTGCTGACATTAAAAGGTTCGCGCACTTTCAAAATGAGTTGCGCGATCTCAGGCGGGGCGATGCCGTAACCGACCCGCAAACCTGCCAGCCCGTAGGCTTTGGAAAAAGTGCGGAGCATCACGACCGGGTAGCCGGCACGAATGTAATCCAAAGTGTTGGGGTAGTCGCGGGTTTCTACAAACTCCGCGTAGGCTTCATCCAGCACCAACAGCACGCCGCTGGGCAGATCGTCTATCAATGCCTGCACCGCGCGGTCGCGCACTACGGTGCCTGCCGGGTTGTTGGGGTTGTCCAGAAAGACCAGTTTCGTGCGCGGCGTGATGGCGTTGAGCAGAGCGCCGATATCGTGGACGAAATCGCGCAGCGGCACCTGGACTGGCGTCGCCCCCATCAGGGTCGTGACGATGCGATACATCACGAACGACGGCGTGCTCATCACCGCTTCATCGGTCGGTTCCAAAAAGGTTTGGGCGATGTGCAGGAGCAACTCATCGGAGCCGCGCCCAAGTAAAATCCAATCGGGGGGCACTTGGTAGAACTCCGCCAACTTGTGGCGCAAGCGGTAGTAACTGTCGTCGGGGTAACGGTGTGCATCTTGCAACGCACGCGTCGCCGCCGCTACCGCACGGGGCGACGGACCGATCGGGTTCTCGTTAGACGCCAGTTTGACGACCTCCGTTAAGCCCAACTCCCGTTGCACTTCCTCAATAGGTTTGCCAGGCACATACGGTCGGAGGCGGTGAACGGCAGGGCGTGCCCGCGATGCCCAATCCATCCCGTGTCGCTCCTTTCCGTCCAAGATCATCCATGCCCATTTTGGCACCATACTGGCGGTGGCGTGGCATAATTTAGGCGGCATTCCCATAAGGAGGGATTAAACGATGGCAGAAGCGACAACCGTTGCGCCCGTCGCACTGACAGACAAAGCTGCTGAAATCGTCAAGGCGATTTTGGAGAAGAAGCAAAAGCCCAACGCCGTCCTGCGCCTCTTCATCGTTCACGGCGGTTGCTGCGGCTTCCAATACGGGTTGGGCATCACGGAAAAAGTGAACGAAGACGACGCAGTGTTTGAATCGCACGGCGTCAAAATCGTCGTTGACCCAGTGAGTTTGCCTTTCGTGCAGGGCTCGGTCATTGACTATGAAGACGACGATTTGATGGGCGGCGGGTTCCGTGTGGACAACCCCAACGCGGTGTCCGAGTGCGAGTGCGGGCATTCGTTTCGCGCCCCCGGTGCGCCTGAAGGGAAACCGTGCTGCGGCATGCGCTAAGGGGATTCGCCGATGGGGTTATTGGGCGCTCACATGCCCACACGGGGCAACCCCGCTGCTGCTTTGGAAGCCGGCGCTGCCCTCGGTTGCCAAGTCGTGCAACTGTTTGTCAAGAGCCCGATGCAATGGACGGCACCGCCGCTGAGCGATGCGGCGGTGCTCGCTTTTAGGGAGGCACACCGACGCACCGCCCTCAGTTGCCTTGTCGCTCACGCCGCTTATCTCATCAACTTAGCCGCACCCGATCCCGAAGCGTTACGCCGTTCGCGCTTAGCGCTTCTGGACGAGTGGCACCGCTGCCAACTTTTGCAAGTGCCCTTGTTGGTCGTTCACGCCGGCGCCCATTTGGGGAGCGGTGAAGCCAAGGGCGTCCAACGGTTGCGCGATAGCCTCAACTGGCTGCTAGACCGCACGGACGGTGCCGTCTTCCCCGTCACGCTGCTGGTAGAAAACACGGCAGGGCAAGGCACCTGCATCGGCTATGCGCTGGAACATTTGGCAGCAGCGTTGGATGGATTGCCCGTTGCGCGCGTCGGTGTTTGCTTAGACACCTGTCACCTATTTGCAGCGGGACGCGATTTTCGGACGCCCGACGGCGTGAATGCGTTGGCGCAGGACATTGCCGCGTTCGTGGGATGGCAGCGGGTGAGGTTAATCCACGCCAACGACGCTCGTCGCCCGTTGGGCAGCCGTGTCGACCGCCATGAGCACATCGGTGACGGACATATCGGTGCGAAAGGGTTTCAGCATCTCCTCACCCATCCCAAGTTCGCCACCGTGCCCGTCGTGATTGAGACGCCGAACGCTTTCCACATGCACGCGCAAAACCTGCAACGGTTACGAACCTTGTTGGTGACGCCACAATCTTAACCGTGAAGACCGCGCATGTTGTTTTGATGGGTGTGCCTTTAGTGTGCCGACCAGCGCGCTGAAGAAACGGTCGGCGACGCTTTGACCACGCGCTGAACTGAAGGAGGCGGATGGGTGATGGCGCAAGAGACGATGCGGGTCGGCGTCGTGAGTCTGGCGCATGTCCATGCGCCGGGGTTGATTCGGGCGTTTCAAGAGCACCCTCATGCCCAAGTGGTCGCGATCGCGCACGATGACCGCGAACGCGCTCAATCCCTCGCGGCGCAGTTGAATGTGCCGCGGGTTTACTCGGATGCCGCGACGATGGTAGAGAAAGAAGACCTGCATGCTCTCCTTTGTTGTGCCCCCAACGCCCAGCACGACGCCGTCGTGGAACTGGCAGCGGCGCGCCGACTCGCCGTGTTTGTGGAAAAGCCGATGGCGGCGACGACAGACCAAGCCCGGCGCATGGCTGCCGCCGCGCAGAAAGCCGGCATCGTGCTGATGGTCAACTACCCCAGCACTTGGAACCCTGCCTTGCATCAAGCCTATCAATTGCTGCGTGAGGGGGCGATTGGTCAACCGGTTTACTTCCGCTGGCGGGCGGGTCATCGCGGTCCGCTGGCACACCTCCCTCCTGACCAACAGGCACAATCGTGGTGGCACCAACGGGTCTGGGGTGGTGGTGCCTTGTTGGACTTTTGTTGCTACGGCGCTAACATTTCCCTGTGGTGGTTTGAGGAAATGCCACTGAGCGTCGTGGGTGTTGCCGACCGGTTAGCGAAGCCCTTCGGGGACGCCGAGGACAATGCCGTGTTGGTCGCCCGTTACCCGTCGGCTTTTGCTGTCTTGGAAGCCTCATGGAGTCAAGGCGGCGCCGTACCCGGCGGTCCAACGGTCATCGGCACAGAGGGAGCGTTGACCGTCACCCAGCGAAATGGTCAGCCGGGGGTCGTGTTAACGCGTGACGGGAGCGAAGAGTTCATTGCCGCTGTAGCGTTGCCGTCGCACTTGCAGAACGGCGTGGCACATTTCATCGCGGCGGTGCGGGACGGGACGCCGCTCCATGCCACTGTTTCGCCGTCGTTCAATGTCGCGGTCCAAGCGATTTTGGAAGCGGGTCTGAAAGCAGCACAAACCGGCACAGCGGTTAATCCCCGCCTGTTGTGACGGCGCGCAGGTTCAAAAGGGGTGCGACCGAGATGACCAAAACGCCGACGACCGTCAATAAAACAGCGGCTTACCATTTGACTGCGCGATGGCGTTGGGGCACATCGCCGATGGCGCCGGTCACGGTGACAGCGGTTTACTTGTGCGCTGAGTGCCGGCAGCGGTTGCCGACAGTGCTGTGGCTCTTACAACCTGCGGCGCACGCGTTCCTCATCGCCCACGACCTTCGCCCTGCCAACTCGTTGGAGCGGCGTGAGCTGCACTGCTGCGTTTGCGCGGCTATTGCGATGCTCCCCGATGAATTTGCTTACTCGGACGAACTGGCAGCCGAAGCGGAACGCAGTTTTAAAGAGCACAAACGCGACAAACGGGAAACCCTTTTTGATGCGGTAGAGATCGCCGCGATGGAAGCCGCCTATCGGCTGGAAGTGTTGGAAACACTTGAGGGGTGGCGCATCCTTGATGTGGACGATTTGCGACGCGAGGCGTTTGAGGAACCGGCGTAAGCACTGGCAGCGCCTGCGGGGGGTGAATCGGCAT from the bacterium HR17 genome contains:
- the erpA gene encoding Iron-sulfur cluster insertion protein ErpA, whose amino-acid sequence is MAEATTVAPVALTDKAAEIVKAILEKKQKPNAVLRLFIVHGGCCGFQYGLGITEKVNEDDAVFESHGVKIVVDPVSLPFVQGSVIDYEDDDLMGGGFRVDNPNAVSECECGHSFRAPGAPEGKPCCGMR
- the hisC gene encoding Histidinol-phosphate aminotransferase encodes the protein MDWASRARPAVHRLRPYVPGKPIEEVQRELGLTEVVKLASNENPIGPSPRAVAAATRALQDAHRYPDDSYYRLRHKLAEFYQVPPDWILLGRGSDELLLHIAQTFLEPTDEAVMSTPSFVMYRIVTTLMGATPVQVPLRDFVHDIGALLNAITPRTKLVFLDNPNNPAGTVVRDRAVQALIDDLPSGVLLVLDEAYAEFVETRDYPNTLDYIRAGYPVVMLRTFSKAYGLAGLRVGYGIAPPEIAQLILKVREPFNVSSIAAAAAEAALDDHGFLERVRKTVWASKRVLYHGLEQLGVRYVPTETNFILMDVGRDCRTVADALLQRGIIVRPCDVFGLPTHLRVDVGTPQQAERFLTALREVLAG
- the nfo_1 gene encoding Endonuclease 4; this encodes MGLLGAHMPTRGNPAAALEAGAALGCQVVQLFVKSPMQWTAPPLSDAAVLAFREAHRRTALSCLVAHAAYLINLAAPDPEALRRSRLALLDEWHRCQLLQVPLLVVHAGAHLGSGEAKGVQRLRDSLNWLLDRTDGAVFPVTLLVENTAGQGTCIGYALEHLAAALDGLPVARVGVCLDTCHLFAAGRDFRTPDGVNALAQDIAAFVGWQRVRLIHANDARRPLGSRVDRHEHIGDGHIGAKGFQHLLTHPKFATVPVVIETPNAFHMHAQNLQRLRTLLVTPQS
- the rluD gene encoding Ribosomal large subunit pseudouridine synthase D, which codes for MDDVAELVGTAGLRLDAFLAQRLPDLSRAQCQRLIRAQRVQVNGRIATKPSLLLQGGEKVTVRLPSPSPPLLTPEAIPIAVLYEDDDLLVVSKPRGMVVHPGAGVQTGTLVHALLALGVPLSDIAGADRRGIVHRLDKGTSGVMVVAKTNFAHLHLAHQFACHVVDKRYLAVVVGTPTFEHQIIAAPLQRHPNDPERFTVARRGDARSADAVTEVWVRERYDKFALLEVRPITGRTHQIRVHLQHAGLPIVGDATYGGRAKALQIARDDKREDWVQAIQNLNGFALHAWRIGFTHPRTGERVTVTADVPDDMMCLLTRLRQRVP
- a CDS encoding Hydroxypyruvate reductase, translating into MPKVFVTDAEFDDFAWERDFFTQHGLELVIGACQTPDEVAEQAKDADAIVTNRCPITAAAMARLARCRVIVRYGVGVDNVDIAAATEHGIVVCNVPDYSVHEVATHAVALLLCCWRKVHIGDRGLKRGEWLRYTAAAPVHRTVGKTVGLFGFGRIARRVAELLYPFGFKPIAYDPYVPDEEMLLHGTEKVDFETLLARSDALSVHAPLTAETRGIFDRTAFAGMKRGVVFVNTARGGLVDESALLWALDEGIVAAAGLDVFHGEPTPDPRLLAHPHIVATPHWAWYSEEALWELRRKVAEQVVQALNGERPTYALNWDALRGDIG
- the iolX_5 gene encoding scyllo-inositol 2-dehydrogenase (NAD(+)); this translates as MAQETMRVGVVSLAHVHAPGLIRAFQEHPHAQVVAIAHDDRERAQSLAAQLNVPRVYSDAATMVEKEDLHALLCCAPNAQHDAVVELAAARRLAVFVEKPMAATTDQARRMAAAAQKAGIVLMVNYPSTWNPALHQAYQLLREGAIGQPVYFRWRAGHRGPLAHLPPDQQAQSWWHQRVWGGGALLDFCCYGANISLWWFEEMPLSVVGVADRLAKPFGDAEDNAVLVARYPSAFAVLEASWSQGGAVPGGPTVIGTEGALTVTQRNGQPGVVLTRDGSEEFIAAVALPSHLQNGVAHFIAAVRDGTPLHATVSPSFNVAVQAILEAGLKAAQTGTAVNPRLL